The following proteins come from a genomic window of Montipora foliosa isolate CH-2021 chromosome 2, ASM3666993v2, whole genome shotgun sequence:
- the LOC137992227 gene encoding tubulin-specific chaperone A-like, giving the protein MASAADPKRQLHIKTGVLKRLSKEKVMYDKEVVEQSAKIEKMKAENKDEHDIKKQIEVLEESKIMIPDCKRRIKAAYNDLQNLVASTEGEYTDTEEHKNAKALLDTTVLED; this is encoded by the exons ATGGCCTCTGCTGCGGATCCTAAAAGACAGCTTCACATCAAAACTGGAGTACTGAAAAG GTTATCCAAAGAAAAGGTGATGTACGACAAAGAAGTTGTAGAGCAATCAGCAAAAATAGAGAAGATGAAGGCAGAAAACAAAGATGAACATGATATAAAGAAACAG ATAGAGGTTCTTGAGGAATCAAAAATAATGATCCCAGACTGCAAGAGACGCATCAAGGCAGCATACAACGATTTGCAAAATCTTGTA GCCTCAACAGAGGGGGAATATACAGATACAGAGGAACACAAGAATGCCAAGGCACTTTTGGATACGACCGTTCTCGAAGATTAG
- the LOC137992226 gene encoding S phase cyclin A-associated protein in the endoplasmic reticulum-like isoform X2, with the protein MWGDKQNFSVTTSDQFEKGRKSKAKMMNKRRTSTPEKSGSSDREGSPAQKGGAKSPGRSRSGSRKLSGSFSGKKNDLRARYWSYLFDNLKRAVDEIYGTCEADESIVECQEVIMMLDQCRRDFSALIDRINVQDAFEKADYKNRPTSLAWEVRKSSPGKTLFSSAPVSQSTLDKSATSPVLSLDFNSQAASPGNQSLSQVATPGHVQSWADKVRGTTSRGPNVPAVVKSTVAINGPIASSESKNSFGNADHENDTGDEEGWETVHRGRKLHGVNSRKGNKFSHDRVPSGKPDMKLNHSTPENSLNGANCNSDGNEVHIGEDAGSETTSIPLQFTENSSETTLVREVETPPEDNGLEEQASLSDIEHEKALSAATEQEESLSKQIEECQNQMIASVIELEESLVKEIAEEEELVTAINGESESPISDMEQKEECEDISEMGEIDPLNCSGTTNGDSTMLTNSESPLTWEEMIAKYDAEHSPDQENSWGDLVEQAERLPGRAVHLHQRLSSPSRKRPLEEVIRIHEEKQKKAQQQRERRLEERLQSLQILSEKVQKARELKDELVQQRQQHLDEKQRRAEQQRLLVLQEIVRKAQEEDAKVNEIAFINSLEAQNKKIEVLSRHQGHEARLQDIQEERQRKKEEQQAKEAAAQERRRQLEAERLARLEEVQLKKQEQEAKYKREKHEREKAREEAAKEKAREREMRIAARNEALQNATEQLQLKIQQKQAETTRRHEQVLEHVKEKAASVSRHSTQDEVPAVTPYDRKKICTLCNVQIVSEVYLLSHLRGKKHQEALSEIPTQKGTPEDKDTISLQYIKEMSTDKAGETEKADQERQKALRKRAKKLRTRMAAKGREYESNLSTSAPQQQESAKRSRFQKIVKDVNRQLQCQASGPWTANRVASLERSLGEMSRLLESSVTADQVTLCNLGGLTALTRVLLVPDIASDKTPVKPIIPIKTLCSVAHVMSLSCRECLDNCRYMVFTNKLSTVVDLLVFQMKGVFTSQNASKKSSEKEPGSSSLIRSPSDPLATALLKVLAAVLKCFATASPKETEVAALVQRMVDLIGYVVCSGVVDDIRSFFSTIHGPLDDDPTTVDFAQACLSLLSATAQYLGSRSSNIFETRKEDPTQFVTTFKQTELVEIVSFLYAILMNTGSAQSPSSALAETTINVITEALCTLNFMATVDLNVLQVSLGAEGVSLEFRHIISHLLWVCSEGKNEYLLHEVILIVGYFTVLNYDNQVFVQTGRPPTLLQHLCLLPFQYFSDPRLRNVLFPTLIAACFENEENKRIIEQEVSCALLENYVEEQLLDVQHDQLLPSQSQRRSDGKVSQRFALVNRFPLSKWEQARKFLLGS; encoded by the exons GAAGTTATAATGATGTTGGACCAGTGTCGTCGAGATTTCAGTGCTTTGATTGACAGAATAAATGTACAAGATGCATTTGAGAAGGCAGATTACAAGAATAG GCCAACCTCGCTTGCTTGGGAAGTTAGAAAATCTTCGCCAGGCAAAACCTTGTTCTCAAGTGCTCCCGTTTCGCAGTCGACATTGGATAAAAGTGCCACTAGTCCAGTCCTCAGCCTGGATTTCAATTCACAGGCAGCTTCTCCAGGGAACCAGTCGCTAAGTCAGGTAGCCACTCCAGGGCATGTGCAATCTTGGGCAGACAAAGTTCGTGGAACTACTTCGAGGGGACCGAATGTCCCTGCTGTTGTGAAAAGCACAGTAGCAATCAATGGACCCATTGCAAGTTCAGAATCGAAGAATTCTTTTGGAAATGCAGATCATGAAAATGACACAGGTGATGAAGAAGGCTGGGAAACTGTACACCGTGGCAGAAAGCTACACGGTGTTAATTCACGGAAAGGAAACAAGTTCTCTCATGACCGTGTGCCAAGTGGAAAGCCAGACATGAAATTAAATCATTCAACGCCGGAAAATTCTCTGAATGGTGCAAATTGCAATTCTGATGGTAATGAAGTTCATATCGGCGAAGATGCTGGTAGTGAGACAACTTCAATACCGTTACAATTTACGGAGAATTCTTCGGAAACAACCCTTGTCCGTGAGGTAGAAACACCTCCAGAGGACAACGGCTTGGAAGAGCAGGCTTCTTTATCAGACATCGAGCACGAGAAAGCGCTGTCTGCTGCCACGGAGCAAGAGGAGAGTTTGTCCAAGCAAATTGAGGAATGTCAAAACCAGATGATTGCCTCTGTGATTGAACTCGAGGAAAGCTTGGTCAAGGAAATTGCAGAGGAAGAAGAACTGGTGACAGCAATAAACGGTGAAAGCGAGAGTCCAATTTCGGACATGGAGCAGAAGGAGGAATGCGAGGATATCAGTGAAATGGGAGAAATCGACCCTTTGAATTGTAGCGGTACCACGAATGGGGATAGT ACCATGTTGACGAACTCCGAAAGTCCTCTGACATGGGAAGAGATGATAGCCAAGTACGATG CGGAGCATTCGCCTGACCAGGAGAACAGCTGGGGAGATTTAGTGGAACAAGCTGAGAGGCTGCCTGGTCGAGCTGTGCATCTTCACCAGAGACTCTCCTCGCCTTCACGTAAAAG ACCACTGGAGGAAGTCATTCGCATTCATGAAGAAAAACAA AAAAAAGCTCAGCAACAAAGGGAAAGGCGACTTGAGGAAAGATTGCAGAGTCTTCAAATTCTCTCGGAAAAG GTCCAAAAAGCTCGTGAGCTCAAAGACGAATTGGTTCAACAACGTCAGCAACATCTTGACGAGAAGCAGAGGAGAGCGGAACAACAAAGATTATTGGTGCTGCAAGAGATTGTACGCAAAGCTCAGGAAGAGGACGCGAAG GTGAATGAAATTGCCTTCATAAACTCATTGGAAGCGCAGAATAAAAAGATTGAAGTCCTTTCACGACATCAG gGTCATGAAGCAAGGCTCCAAGATATCCAAGAGGAacgacaaagaaaaaaagaagaacaacagGCTAAAGAAGCTGCAGCGCAG GAGAGGCGTCGTCAGTTAGAAGCCGAAAGATTGGCAAGACTTGAAGAGGTGCAGCTGAAGAAACAGGAACAG GAAGCGAAGTACAAGCGAGAGAAACATGAAAGAGAGAAAGCAAGAGAAGAAGCAGCGAAAGAAAAGGCAAG GGAAAGAGAGATGCGTATTGCAGCACGCAACGAAGCTTTGCAGAATGCAACAGAACAACTTCAAttgaaaatacaacaaaag CAAGCTGAAACTACAAGACGACACGAGCAAGTACTCGAGCACGTTAAAGAGAAG GCCGCTAGCGTGTCACGCCATTCCACCCAAGATGAAGTTCCTGCTGTCACGCCATATGACCGGAAGAAGATTTGTACTCTGTGCAACGTTCAG ATTGTGTCTGAGGTTTATTTGTTGAGTCATTTGCGAGGCAAGAAGCATCAAGAAGCTTTGTCTGAGATTCCAACGCAGAAAGGAACGCCGGAAGACAAG GACACCATATCGCTGCAATACATCAAGGAAATGTCAACTGATAAAGCTGGTGAAACTGAGAAAGCCGATCAAGAAAGGCAGAAGGCTCTTCGAAAAAGAGCGAAAAAGCTTCGAACGAGAATGGCAGCCAA AGGGCGTGAATATGAAAGTAATTTATCGACTTCAGCACCTCAACAGCAGGAATCTGCAAAGAGATCCAG GTTccagaaaattgtaaaagaCGTAAATCGCCAACTTCAGTGTCAAGCCTCGGGTCCGTGGACGGCTAATCGTGTGGCATCTCTCGAGCGGTCACTTGGCGAGATGAGTAGGCTACTAGAATCCAGT GTAACAGCTGATCAGGTGACCCTCTGTAATCTCGGTGGATTGACAGCTCTCACAAGGGTTCTTCTGGTGCCAGACATCGCTAGTGACAAGACGCCAGTCAAGCCCATCATCCCGATCAA AACTCTTTGTAGTGTTGCTCACGTGATGAGCCTGTCCTGTCGCGAATGCCTGGACAACTGCCGTTACATGGTCTTTACAAACAAACTTTCGACAGTGGTAGATCTACTCGTTTTTCAAATGAAG GGTGTCTTTACATCACAAAACGCCTCGAAGAAATCTTCAGAAAAGGAACCCGGAAGTAGTTCGTTAATTCGCTCGCCTTCAGATCCCTTAGCTACTGCGCTGTTGAAAGTGTTGGCTGCAGTGCTAAAATGCTTCGCAACCGCGTCGCCTAAGGAGACAGAGGTCGCAGCGTTAGTTCAGAGGATGGTGGATTTGATTGG CTACGTTGTGTGCTCCGGTGTCGTTGATGATATCAGGTCGTTCTTCAGTACAATACATGGACCTCTCGATGACGATCCTACAACTGTCGATTTCGCCCAAGCTTgtttatctctgttgtctgCAACTGCACAGTATCTGGGTTCACG ATCGAGTAATATTTTCGAGACAAGAAAAGAAGACCCCACTCAATTTGTCACGACATTCAAGCAGACCGAACTTGTTG aaaTCGTGTCGTTCCTTTATGCCATTCTGATGAACACGGGGAGTGCCCAATCGCCAAGCTCTGCGCTTGCAGAGACGACTATAAACGTGATCACCGAGGCGCTCTGTACGTTGAATTTTATGGCGACAGTGGATCTGAATGTTTTGCAA GTATCTTTAGGAGCAGAAGGTGTCTCTTTAGAATTCCGGCACATAATTAGCCATCTTTTGTG GGTTTGCAGCGAGGGAAAAAACGAATATCTCCTTCATGAAGTGATTTTGATTGTGGgttattttacagttttgaaCTATGACAACCAG GTGTTTGTTCAAACTGGAAGACCTCCGACGTTGCTGCAACATCTCTGTTTACTTCCTTTTCAGTATTTTAGCGACCCAAG acTTCGAAACGTGTTGTTTCCAACGTTAATAGCTgcttgttttgaaaacgaagaaaacaaaaggattATTGAACAGGAAGTGAGCTGCGCACTGCTGGAAAACTATGTCGAG GAGCAACTTTTAGATGTGCAGCACGATCAATTGCTTCCATCTCAGAGTCAACGGCGTTCAG ATGGCAAGGTCTCTCAGCGTTTTGCACTGGTCAATAGATTTCCACTTTCGAAGTGGGAACAAGCAAGGAAATTTCTTCTTGGATCCTGA